One window of Brachybacterium ginsengisoli genomic DNA carries:
- a CDS encoding DUF6807 family protein, translated as MARSSGGPTITQVAEAAGVSRATVSRVLNGRTSVDPSIGARVREAADRLQYRPNLTARYLSTGRTYTIALVIPDLGNPMFQAILRGISRTAEADGYSVLVAEAPSPEREAATARDARRRCDAVVLVAPRMDDVTLEELVEQISPVVLVNRRSAHPRIASVGIDYTAGMRQLVQHLEDLGHRDLLYVAGPPRSAANRERLRALNALTDANPAMSLRTIQGGSMMSDGFQVAEQVLDSGATAALAFNDLSAFGLLARLNELGVAVPGDLSVTGFDGIALTRYAVPSLTTVAQEELDAGAAAWALLAPHIEGTRSDGADGSTAPGHVLLEPQILVGDSTGRVPPSRVPSRPSGPSAAATTGIDRTDKPLGWVREGRDWTLLHGGTLLTVATSGASMAPVHSPRPHLHPVRSLGGHAMTVTNPVDHRHHFGLSLALSDVNGTTYWGGRTYVEGQGPTLLSNQGRQESLSEELAENGRDLHAEVRWRTHDGTELLLEHRRIGAFLLPDHRGWGLTWASRLEADRGDLHLTSPATRGRHGAGYGGLFWRLPSADETRILVREGRGESVAHGSTSDFIVISRRHGTDWTSLLMVQDEQAQGRIDPWFVRLMDYVGVGTSLAWSEPRDIPASQSLDVRVRAAVLDQLVEADEVDALLAEMPA; from the coding sequence ATGGCTCGAAGCAGCGGGGGACCGACCATCACCCAGGTCGCCGAGGCGGCGGGGGTCTCGCGCGCCACCGTGTCCCGGGTGCTCAACGGTCGCACCAGCGTCGACCCCTCGATCGGGGCGCGCGTGCGGGAGGCCGCCGACAGGCTGCAGTACCGACCGAACCTCACCGCGCGCTACCTCTCCACCGGGCGCACCTACACGATCGCCCTGGTCATCCCTGATCTCGGCAACCCCATGTTCCAGGCGATCCTGCGCGGCATCTCCCGGACCGCGGAGGCCGACGGCTACAGCGTGCTCGTCGCCGAGGCGCCCTCCCCGGAGCGCGAGGCGGCGACCGCCCGCGACGCCCGACGGCGCTGCGACGCGGTCGTCCTGGTCGCGCCGCGCATGGACGACGTCACGCTCGAGGAGCTGGTCGAGCAGATCTCCCCCGTCGTGCTCGTGAACCGACGCTCGGCGCACCCGCGCATCGCCTCGGTGGGGATCGACTACACCGCCGGCATGCGCCAGCTGGTGCAGCACCTGGAGGACCTCGGCCATCGCGACCTGCTGTACGTCGCCGGACCTCCGCGGAGCGCCGCGAACCGGGAGCGGCTCCGGGCGCTGAACGCGCTGACCGACGCGAACCCGGCCATGTCGCTGCGCACGATCCAGGGCGGATCCATGATGTCCGACGGCTTCCAGGTGGCCGAGCAGGTGCTCGACTCCGGAGCCACGGCGGCCCTCGCCTTCAACGACCTCTCGGCGTTCGGCCTGCTCGCGCGTCTGAACGAGCTCGGTGTCGCCGTGCCCGGCGATCTCTCGGTGACGGGCTTCGACGGCATCGCGCTGACGCGGTACGCGGTGCCGAGCCTGACCACCGTCGCCCAGGAGGAGCTCGACGCCGGGGCCGCGGCCTGGGCGCTCCTCGCCCCTCACATCGAGGGCACGCGGTCCGACGGGGCGGACGGTTCCACGGCTCCCGGTCACGTCCTCCTCGAGCCGCAGATCCTGGTGGGCGACAGCACCGGGAGGGTCCCGCCCTCCCGCGTCCCCTCCCGGCCCTCCGGCCCGTCGGCCGCTGCCACCACCGGCATCGACCGCACGGACAAGCCCCTGGGCTGGGTGCGCGAGGGCCGGGACTGGACGCTGCTGCACGGAGGGACCCTGCTCACGGTGGCGACGAGCGGCGCCTCCATGGCCCCGGTGCACAGCCCCCGACCGCATCTGCACCCCGTCCGCTCGCTCGGCGGGCACGCGATGACCGTGACCAACCCGGTGGACCATCGCCACCACTTCGGCCTCTCGCTCGCCCTCTCCGACGTCAACGGCACCACCTACTGGGGCGGCCGCACCTACGTCGAGGGGCAGGGGCCCACGCTGCTGTCCAACCAGGGACGCCAGGAGTCCCTCTCGGAGGAGCTCGCGGAGAACGGCCGCGACCTGCATGCCGAGGTGCGCTGGCGGACGCACGACGGGACCGAGCTGCTGCTCGAGCACCGCCGCATCGGCGCCTTCCTGCTGCCCGACCATCGCGGCTGGGGGCTGACCTGGGCGAGCCGCCTCGAAGCGGACCGCGGGGACCTCCACCTCACCAGTCCCGCCACCCGGGGTCGTCACGGCGCCGGGTACGGCGGCCTCTTCTGGCGCCTCCCGAGCGCGGACGAGACGCGGATCCTGGTGCGGGAGGGCCGGGGCGAGTCCGTCGCCCATGGCTCCACCAGCGACTTCATCGTCATCAGCCGCCGCCACGGCACGGACTGGACGAGCCTGCTGATGGTCCAGGACGAGCAGGCCCAGGGCCGGATCGATCCGTGGTTCGTGCGCCTCATGGACTACGTCGGCGTCGGCACCAGCCTGGCCTGGTCGGAGCCACGGGACATCCCCGCCTCGCAGTCGCTCGACGTCCGGGTGCGCGCCGCCGTGCTCGACCAGCTGGTGGAGGCCGACGAGGTGGACGCCCTCCTCGCCGAGATGCCCGCATGA
- a CDS encoding glycoside hydrolase family 28 protein: MNSVVDQIPGPSAVPGTVHDDLATARLQHDIDAAAARGGGRVVVGPGVHRTGALRLRSGVELHLEAGSRLQFVPDPALYPPVEARWEGVAGTVHSPCLFAHGESDVAITGLGTIDGGGAFWWEHREERELARPTLIGLHECRRVVLRDVVLQNSPAWTVHPALCEDVSISGLRIQNPADSPNTDGIDPESCRNVRISDCHIDVGDDCIALKAGTERTPERVACENITITNCTMVHGHGGVVLGSEMAGGVRNVVISACVFRGTDRGIRVKTRRGRGGLIENVRVSTVVMEDVLSPFTVNSFYHCGPEGKLPLIGDRSAREVDEGTPQIRGLHLAHITATGVRASAAHLYGLPEAPLHDVSLHDVTVTFAEDPVPGTPEMADGVGPVAGEGMRLGFVHDARLSGVRVQGAHGEALLLEQCERISVEEAGR, encoded by the coding sequence GTGAACTCCGTCGTCGACCAGATCCCCGGTCCGTCGGCCGTCCCCGGGACGGTGCACGACGACCTCGCCACCGCGCGCCTCCAGCACGACATCGACGCCGCCGCCGCGCGCGGCGGCGGGCGGGTCGTCGTCGGCCCCGGCGTGCACCGCACCGGGGCGCTGCGCCTGCGCTCCGGCGTCGAGCTCCACCTCGAGGCCGGGTCCCGCCTGCAATTCGTCCCCGATCCTGCTCTCTACCCTCCCGTCGAGGCGCGCTGGGAGGGCGTGGCCGGGACCGTGCACTCGCCGTGCCTCTTCGCCCACGGGGAGTCGGATGTGGCGATCACGGGGCTCGGCACCATCGACGGCGGCGGCGCCTTCTGGTGGGAGCACCGCGAGGAGCGCGAGCTGGCCCGGCCCACCCTCATCGGCCTCCACGAGTGCCGTCGTGTGGTGCTGCGCGACGTGGTGCTGCAGAACTCCCCGGCGTGGACGGTGCATCCCGCGCTGTGCGAGGACGTGAGCATCTCCGGGCTGCGGATCCAGAACCCCGCCGACTCCCCGAACACGGACGGCATCGACCCCGAGTCCTGCCGGAACGTGCGCATCAGCGACTGCCACATCGATGTGGGCGATGACTGCATCGCGCTCAAGGCGGGCACCGAGCGCACACCCGAGCGCGTGGCCTGCGAGAACATCACCATCACGAACTGCACGATGGTGCACGGCCACGGTGGCGTGGTCCTCGGCAGCGAGATGGCCGGCGGGGTGCGCAATGTCGTGATCAGCGCGTGCGTCTTCCGGGGCACCGACCGCGGGATCCGCGTCAAGACCCGCCGCGGGCGCGGCGGACTCATCGAGAACGTGCGCGTGAGCACCGTCGTCATGGAGGACGTTCTGAGCCCGTTCACCGTCAACTCCTTCTACCACTGCGGCCCGGAGGGGAAGCTGCCCCTCATCGGGGACCGCAGCGCGCGGGAGGTCGACGAGGGCACCCCGCAGATCCGTGGCCTCCACCTCGCGCACATCACCGCCACCGGCGTGCGCGCGAGCGCCGCGCACCTCTACGGCCTCCCCGAGGCGCCGCTGCACGATGTCTCCCTGCACGACGTCACGGTGACCTTCGCGGAGGATCCCGTCCCCGGGACCCCTGAGATGGCCGACGGGGTGGGGCCCGTCGCGGGCGAGGGCATGCGGCTCGGCTTCGTGCACGACGCACGGCTGTCCGGGGTGCGCGTCCAGGGTGCTCACGGGGAGGCCCTCCTCCTCGAGCAGTGCGAGCGGATCTCCGTCGAGGAGGCGGGGAGATGA
- a CDS encoding ABC transporter permease, with translation MVADPVIDTRVTAPRLEEPARPAGSAPLVPRRRSLGAQLWRYRTLYLMAIPGILYFLVFKYVPMGGLVISFQDYKPFLGILNSPWVGFEHFVRLFTQDTFVMLLRNTLILSVLLMVISFPVPIILALLLNELRSKWFQRSVQTIIYIPHFMSWVIVVSIFYVMLTIDGGAINNVIQQLGFQPIGFLTDPEWLRPMYVFQHIWRTAGWGTIVYLAALTAVDMNLYEASEIDGANRWRQTWHITLPAIRATIIVLFILSIGDFLELGFEHMFLLLNSLNREVGEIFDTFVYTAGIQNGQLSFATAVGLFKGLVGLILVMVANSLAKKFGEEGVY, from the coding sequence ATGGTGGCTGACCCCGTGATCGACACCCGTGTGACCGCGCCCCGGCTCGAGGAGCCTGCGAGGCCCGCGGGGTCCGCGCCCCTCGTCCCGCGGCGTCGGAGCCTCGGCGCACAGCTGTGGAGATACCGGACCCTCTACCTGATGGCGATCCCCGGCATCCTCTACTTCCTGGTCTTCAAGTACGTGCCCATGGGCGGGCTGGTCATCTCGTTCCAGGACTACAAGCCCTTCCTCGGGATCCTGAACAGCCCGTGGGTCGGGTTCGAGCACTTCGTGCGGCTGTTCACCCAGGACACCTTCGTGATGCTGCTGCGCAACACCCTGATCCTCTCGGTGCTGCTCATGGTGATCTCGTTCCCGGTGCCGATCATCCTGGCGCTGCTGCTCAACGAGCTGCGCTCCAAGTGGTTCCAGCGCAGCGTGCAGACGATCATCTACATCCCGCACTTCATGTCCTGGGTGATCGTGGTCTCGATCTTCTACGTGATGCTCACGATCGACGGCGGCGCCATCAACAACGTCATCCAGCAGCTGGGCTTCCAGCCCATCGGGTTCCTCACCGACCCCGAGTGGCTGCGGCCCATGTACGTGTTCCAGCACATCTGGCGCACCGCCGGCTGGGGGACCATCGTGTATCTCGCCGCGCTCACGGCGGTCGACATGAACCTCTACGAGGCGTCGGAGATCGACGGCGCCAACCGCTGGCGGCAGACCTGGCACATCACGCTCCCCGCCATCCGCGCCACGATCATCGTGCTGTTCATCCTCTCGATCGGCGACTTCCTCGAGCTGGGCTTCGAGCACATGTTCCTGCTGCTGAACTCGCTGAACCGCGAGGTCGGAGAAATCTTCGACACCTTCGTGTACACCGCCGGCATCCAGAACGGCCAGCTGAGCTTCGCCACGGCCGTGGGCCTGTTCAAGGGCCTCGTGGGGCTGATCCTCGTGATGGTCGCCAACTCGCTCGCCAAGAAGTTCGGCGAAGAAGGCGTGTACTGA
- a CDS encoding YesL family protein, producing the protein MLFSFESFATLNHWLAAFWRLILLNLLWVVVTLAGLVVMGLGPASYALAACLDGWIRRGEGPPTAATFFHRAREQGFRPVLMGWVLLGAGSVILVNLLSLTDWYLRVANLVALAALVLIGAYVFFVMAATEVVGARRQIVTALLLGVGSLHWSVLGATGITLAYLAMFRLAMPLLLLLGAVLPALLVALILRSAWRDLPRDPEAVRTDAPAPLTKGVPA; encoded by the coding sequence ATGCTCTTCTCCTTCGAATCCTTCGCGACGCTGAACCACTGGCTCGCAGCCTTCTGGCGCCTCATCCTCCTGAACCTGCTGTGGGTCGTCGTGACCCTGGCGGGCCTGGTGGTCATGGGCCTCGGCCCGGCGAGCTATGCGCTCGCCGCCTGCCTCGACGGATGGATCCGCCGCGGCGAAGGGCCGCCGACGGCGGCGACCTTCTTCCACCGGGCGCGGGAGCAGGGCTTCCGCCCCGTGCTCATGGGGTGGGTGCTGCTCGGGGCGGGGAGCGTCATCCTGGTGAACCTCCTGAGCCTGACCGACTGGTACCTGCGGGTCGCGAACCTCGTGGCGCTCGCCGCGCTCGTGCTCATCGGCGCCTACGTGTTCTTCGTGATGGCGGCGACGGAGGTGGTCGGCGCGAGGCGACAGATCGTCACCGCGCTGCTGCTGGGCGTCGGCTCGCTGCACTGGAGCGTGCTCGGCGCCACCGGCATCACCCTCGCCTACCTCGCGATGTTCCGCCTCGCGATGCCCCTGCTCCTCCTCCTGGGGGCCGTGCTGCCGGCCCTCCTGGTGGCCCTGATCCTGCGCTCGGCCTGGCGGGATCTCCCCCGAGACCCTGAAGCGGTGCGCACCGACGCGCCCGCACCCCTGACGAAAGGTGTTCCCGCATGA
- a CDS encoding glycoside hydrolase family 43 protein, whose translation MHHRSNPVLDADWPDPDVLRVGDEFWMIASSFNRAPGLPVLRSSNLVDWEHVTNALPALVPAEHYALPRRGSGVWAPSFREHEDTFYIVYPDPDHGIHVLEAPHPSGPWSAPRLLLAGRGLIDPCPLWDEDGRTYLVHGWARSRARVKNRLSLLEVTPDLTAPLSTSQVIIDGADLPGMLTLEGPKAYRHDGWYWIYAPAGGVADGYQVVFRSRDLRGPYEHRIVLEQDSTPVNGPHQGALVDDGNGGWWFVHFQDRGVFGRVTHTQPVRFDADGWPHLGESIDEVRGRPVVVVPLLGDDLSGEPYREPVRSDDFGSAELHPRWHWQANPQAGWWRTGEGRLDLAFAPSPRGDLRDQGAILCQQMPGRPSSWEVELHLPAATTEAGTGAERAGAVVLGYSYAWAGLRRDADGIALVHGTMAADGADEEVAVHSLLTRGSSEAAAVRLQVTIDAAGRVTFAATIPGVGRDEEQAVLLSDWQATEGHWIGAEIGLFASIDSPVEHDLSERRAEFGPVAVRREGREA comes from the coding sequence GTGCACCACCGCTCGAACCCCGTCCTCGACGCGGACTGGCCCGACCCCGACGTGCTCCGCGTCGGCGACGAGTTCTGGATGATCGCCTCGAGCTTCAACCGCGCTCCCGGCCTGCCGGTGCTGCGCTCCTCGAACCTCGTGGACTGGGAGCACGTCACCAATGCGCTGCCCGCCCTGGTGCCCGCGGAGCACTACGCGCTCCCGCGGCGGGGAAGCGGCGTCTGGGCGCCGTCCTTCCGGGAGCACGAGGACACCTTCTACATCGTCTATCCCGACCCCGACCACGGGATCCACGTGCTCGAGGCCCCGCACCCCTCCGGTCCGTGGAGCGCGCCGCGGCTGCTGCTGGCAGGCCGCGGCCTGATCGATCCGTGCCCGCTGTGGGACGAGGACGGCCGGACCTATCTGGTCCACGGCTGGGCCCGCTCCCGGGCCCGGGTCAAGAACCGGCTCTCGCTGCTCGAGGTCACCCCCGACCTCACCGCTCCCCTGTCCACCTCGCAGGTCATCATCGACGGAGCGGACCTCCCCGGCATGCTCACGCTCGAGGGACCCAAGGCCTATCGGCACGACGGCTGGTACTGGATCTACGCGCCGGCCGGCGGGGTGGCCGACGGCTACCAGGTGGTCTTCCGGTCCCGTGACCTGCGCGGACCCTACGAGCACCGGATCGTGCTCGAACAGGACTCCACCCCTGTGAACGGCCCCCACCAGGGCGCCCTCGTCGACGACGGCAACGGCGGATGGTGGTTCGTGCACTTCCAGGACCGGGGCGTGTTCGGCCGGGTCACCCACACCCAGCCGGTGCGCTTCGACGCCGACGGCTGGCCGCACCTGGGCGAGAGCATCGACGAGGTCCGGGGTCGGCCGGTCGTCGTCGTCCCTCTGCTCGGAGACGACCTGTCGGGCGAGCCGTACCGCGAGCCCGTGCGCTCCGACGACTTCGGATCCGCCGAGCTGCACCCGCGCTGGCACTGGCAGGCCAACCCGCAGGCCGGGTGGTGGCGCACCGGCGAGGGCCGCCTGGACCTCGCGTTCGCCCCCAGCCCGCGCGGGGATCTGCGGGACCAGGGCGCGATCCTCTGCCAGCAGATGCCCGGCCGGCCCTCGTCCTGGGAGGTGGAGCTGCATCTGCCCGCCGCGACGACCGAGGCCGGGACCGGCGCCGAGCGCGCGGGAGCGGTCGTGCTGGGGTACTCCTACGCCTGGGCCGGCCTGCGGCGCGACGCCGACGGCATCGCGCTGGTGCACGGCACCATGGCGGCCGACGGGGCCGATGAGGAGGTCGCCGTGCACAGCCTGCTCACCCGAGGGTCGTCGGAGGCGGCCGCCGTGCGCCTTCAGGTCACGATCGACGCCGCAGGACGGGTGACGTTCGCCGCGACGATCCCCGGCGTGGGACGCGACGAGGAGCAGGCCGTGCTGCTGTCAGACTGGCAGGCGACCGAGGGCCACTGGATCGGGGCCGAGATCGGTCTGTTCGCCTCCATCGACTCGCCGGTGGAGCATGATCTCTCCGAGCGCCGGGCCGAGTTCGGGCCGGTGGCCGTACGACGAGAAGGGCGGGAGGCCTGA
- a CDS encoding extracellular solute-binding protein, translating into MIQRRTLLTSLPLAAAGATGLAACGSSGTGGGSGGASSPLTWMSVLHTPTTPAAGGTIEKALAENTGIDVELQWVPAESWGEKINAVLASGEVADITTHGSWNTSSVRQALGSGLFWEVEDLLADYPNLAAINPTTIDAGRIDGTLYGVPMVKESARYGVLVRQDWLDRLGLEVPHTTAELEAVAKAFAEGDPTGTGAATTGFIDREESFGVGFRSLTGYFGAGDRFELDSSGKIVPAATTEAFKEAMEWYRGIYEAGGINKEFITTQKQNQQQAIAQDKGGLVVTGLFEAKNYVALANEINAETEVQWTLINDITHEDVPRRILSDTNGGMGALFAFSTKSLTEEADVRRGLELMNALCDEPNYQLMSNGVEGTHFDFTEDGALEITDQALWEQEVQPYNGSRPNYVVEIYKSTDDYVNLANQMMKENEEFVVTNIAQQLTSPTYDRSWATIEQALSDTYSKVIMGQATMADYEATIETVRGQGMDDIIAEYTEAYEAL; encoded by the coding sequence ATGATTCAGCGCAGAACACTCCTGACCTCCCTGCCCCTCGCCGCGGCCGGCGCCACGGGCCTCGCAGCGTGCGGCTCCTCCGGCACCGGCGGAGGCTCCGGCGGCGCCTCCTCGCCGCTGACCTGGATGTCGGTCCTGCACACCCCCACCACCCCGGCGGCCGGGGGCACGATCGAGAAGGCCCTCGCCGAGAACACCGGCATCGATGTCGAGCTCCAGTGGGTCCCGGCCGAGTCCTGGGGCGAGAAGATCAACGCGGTCCTCGCCTCCGGCGAGGTCGCCGACATCACCACCCATGGCTCCTGGAACACCTCCTCGGTGCGTCAGGCCCTGGGCTCGGGACTGTTCTGGGAGGTCGAGGACCTGCTGGCCGACTATCCGAACCTTGCCGCGATCAACCCCACGACCATCGACGCCGGCCGCATCGACGGCACGCTGTACGGCGTCCCGATGGTCAAGGAGTCGGCCCGCTACGGGGTGCTGGTGCGTCAGGACTGGCTGGATCGTCTGGGTCTGGAGGTGCCGCACACGACTGCAGAGCTCGAGGCGGTCGCGAAGGCCTTCGCCGAGGGTGACCCCACCGGCACCGGTGCCGCGACCACCGGCTTCATCGACCGCGAGGAGAGCTTCGGCGTGGGCTTCCGGTCGCTGACGGGGTACTTCGGTGCGGGGGATCGGTTCGAGCTGGACTCCTCGGGGAAGATCGTCCCGGCCGCCACGACCGAGGCCTTCAAGGAGGCGATGGAGTGGTACCGCGGCATCTATGAGGCCGGGGGGATCAACAAGGAGTTCATCACCACCCAGAAGCAGAACCAGCAGCAGGCGATCGCCCAGGACAAGGGCGGCCTCGTGGTGACGGGTCTGTTCGAGGCGAAGAACTACGTGGCGCTCGCGAACGAGATCAACGCGGAGACGGAGGTGCAGTGGACCCTCATCAACGACATCACCCATGAGGACGTGCCGCGCCGGATCCTCTCGGACACCAACGGCGGCATGGGCGCTCTGTTCGCCTTCTCCACCAAGAGCCTCACGGAGGAGGCCGACGTGCGCCGCGGCCTCGAGCTCATGAACGCGCTGTGCGACGAGCCGAACTACCAGCTCATGTCCAACGGCGTCGAGGGCACCCACTTCGACTTCACCGAGGACGGCGCCCTGGAGATCACCGACCAGGCGCTGTGGGAGCAGGAGGTCCAGCCCTACAACGGCTCCCGCCCCAACTACGTCGTGGAGATCTACAAGTCGACCGACGACTACGTCAACCTCGCCAACCAGATGATGAAGGAGAACGAGGAGTTCGTCGTCACCAACATCGCCCAGCAGCTGACCTCCCCGACCTACGACAGGTCCTGGGCCACGATCGAGCAGGCGCTCAGCGACACCTACTCCAAGGTGATCATGGGCCAGGCCACGATGGCGGACTACGAGGCGACCATCGAGACCGTGCGCGGCCAGGGCATGGACGACATCATCGCGGAGTACACCGAGGCGTACGAGGCCCTGTGA
- a CDS encoding DUF1772 domain-containing protein — MSVMTRPIAPTRMRRTAEMTLLAVAVVLSILTMGGFTLVMNQIDMATFEEVVMPALLGGGDLAVDQAHEMARTLAAWFGASLVLMLLLSAAGFALARSRPHRRTAGWWLFAAGLVCLLGSQLVLFPLAFLYFLPAGLFALRPTPERSHG; from the coding sequence ATGAGCGTCATGACCCGGCCCATCGCCCCGACGCGCATGCGACGCACGGCGGAGATGACCCTCCTCGCCGTCGCCGTCGTGCTCTCGATCCTCACCATGGGCGGTTTCACCCTGGTGATGAACCAGATCGACATGGCCACCTTCGAGGAGGTCGTGATGCCCGCGCTGCTGGGCGGCGGAGACCTCGCCGTGGACCAGGCCCACGAGATGGCCCGCACCCTCGCGGCCTGGTTCGGGGCCTCCCTGGTGCTGATGCTGCTGCTGAGCGCGGCGGGCTTCGCGCTCGCCCGCAGCCGTCCCCACCGTCGCACCGCCGGCTGGTGGCTCTTCGCCGCGGGGCTCGTGTGCCTCCTGGGCAGCCAGCTGGTCCTGTTCCCCCTCGCCTTCCTGTACTTCCTGCCCGCAGGGCTGTTCGCCCTGCGTCCCACCCCCGAGCGGAGCCACGGATGA
- a CDS encoding extracellular solute-binding protein, with protein sequence MIQRRSLLKALPVAAAGGLALSACGGNSGSGGSGGSDGSLTWMSMLHTPTTPDAAGPVMTGLQEHAGVEFEFQWVPDASKEEKITAALASGSLADINTLNQGMAAVREPLASGLFWDVEPLLADFPNLSAINPAIIDAARLDGALYGIPFQKPMARYGVLVRQDWLDRLGLEVPHTTAELEEVAKAFAEGDPTGTGAATTGFIDREESFVVGFRSLSGYFGAGDRFELDSSGKIVPAATTEAFKEAMEWYRGIYEAGGINKEFITTQKQNQQQAIAQDKGGLVVTGLFEAKNYVALANEINAETEVQWTLINDITHEDVPRRILSDTSGGMGGLMALNTQTLKSEEDAKRALGLIDKLLDEKAFELMTNGVEGTHFEIDADGAVTITDQTRWEQEVQPYSSSRPSDQVVLYKSTDDYVNLANELMAENDEFAIVNPAQSLSSPTYDSQWTTIETALNDAYNTFIMGQSSMADYEATIESLRGQGLDDITAEYTEAHDAVS encoded by the coding sequence ATGATCCAGCGCAGAAGTCTCCTCAAGGCCCTCCCCGTCGCGGCGGCGGGTGGGCTCGCCCTCTCCGCCTGCGGCGGGAACAGCGGCTCCGGCGGGTCCGGCGGCTCCGACGGGTCCCTGACCTGGATGTCGATGCTGCACACGCCCACCACGCCCGACGCCGCCGGTCCGGTGATGACGGGGCTCCAGGAGCATGCGGGCGTCGAGTTCGAGTTCCAGTGGGTGCCGGACGCCTCGAAGGAGGAGAAGATCACCGCCGCGCTCGCCTCGGGCTCGCTCGCCGACATCAACACCCTGAACCAGGGCATGGCCGCGGTCCGCGAACCGCTGGCCTCCGGGCTGTTCTGGGACGTCGAGCCGCTGCTCGCGGACTTCCCGAACCTCTCGGCGATCAATCCCGCCATCATCGACGCGGCACGGCTGGACGGGGCGCTCTACGGCATCCCGTTCCAGAAGCCGATGGCCCGCTACGGCGTGCTGGTGCGTCAGGACTGGCTGGATCGTCTGGGCCTGGAGGTGCCGCACACGACCGCCGAGCTCGAGGAGGTCGCGAAGGCCTTCGCGGAGGGAGACCCCACCGGCACCGGCGCTGCGACGACCGGGTTCATCGACCGCGAGGAGAGCTTCGTCGTGGGCTTCCGCTCCCTGAGCGGGTACTTCGGTGCGGGGGATCGGTTCGAGCTGGACTCCTCGGGGAAGATTGTCCCGGCCGCCACGACCGAGGCCTTCAAGGAGGCGATGGAGTGGTACCGCGGGATCTACGAGGCCGGGGGGATCAACAAGGAGTTCATCACCACCCAGAAGCAGAACCAGCAGCAGGCGATCGCCCAGGACAAGGGCGGTCTGGTGGTGACGGGCCTGTTCGAGGCGAAGAACTACGTGGCGCTGGCGAACGAGATCAACGCGGAGACCGAGGTCCAGTGGACCCTCATCAACGACATCACCCATGAGGACGTGCCGCGCCGGATCCTCTCGGACACCTCCGGCGGCATGGGCGGGCTGATGGCCCTGAACACCCAGACGCTGAAGAGCGAGGAGGACGCCAAGCGCGCCCTCGGGCTCATCGACAAGCTCCTGGACGAGAAGGCCTTCGAGCTCATGACCAACGGCGTCGAGGGAACGCACTTCGAGATCGATGCCGACGGGGCGGTGACCATCACCGATCAGACCCGCTGGGAGCAGGAGGTCCAGCCCTACTCGAGCTCGCGACCCTCTGACCAGGTGGTCCTGTACAAGTCCACCGACGACTACGTCAATCTCGCCAATGAGCTGATGGCGGAGAACGACGAGTTCGCGATCGTGAACCCGGCCCAGTCCCTGTCCTCGCCGACCTACGACTCCCAGTGGACGACGATCGAGACCGCTCTGAACGACGCCTACAACACCTTCATCATGGGCCAGTCCTCGATGGCGGACTACGAGGCGACCATCGAGTCCCTGCGCGGCCAGGGCCTGGACGACATCACCGCCGAGTACACCGAGGCTCACGACGCCGTGAGCTGA